The following proteins are co-located in the Vidua macroura isolate BioBank_ID:100142 chromosome 1, ASM2450914v1, whole genome shotgun sequence genome:
- the UTP23 gene encoding rRNA-processing protein UTP23 homolog, whose translation MGVTRQKHAKKIMGFYKHNFQFREPFQVLLDGTFCQAALRNKIQIREQLPGYLDGAAQLCTTRCVIKELESLGKALYGAKLIAQRFQVRNCSHHKNPVSGSTCLLSMIEDGNPHRFFIATQDQDLSNKVKRKPGIPLLFIIQNTMVLDKPSPKSLAFVQKLQTNQLVPEYQKQSIVELKEKEGLVKQQGEKRRKRKRAGGPNPLSCLKKKKKKTQEGQEPSAEKKKRRKRKRNRVKAEAMQSVQKNEGK comes from the exons ATGGGGGTGACGAGACAGAAACACGCTAAGAAGATCATGGGCTTCTACAAGCACAATTTCCAGTTCCGCGAGCccttccaggtgctgctggatggCACCTTCTGCCAGGCCGCGCTTCGCAACAAGATCCAGATCCGGGAGCAGCTGCCCGGGTACCTGGACGGCGCCGCGCAGCTCTGCACCACGCG ATGTGTTATAAAAGAACTTGAATCACTGGGGAAAGCACTGTATGGAGCAAAATTAATTGCCCAGAGATTTCAAGTTCGAAACTGTTCTCACCATAAGAATCCTGTGAGTGGTTCAACCTGTTTACTTTCCATGATTGAAGATGGCAACCCTCATCGCTTCTTTATTGCTACACAG GACCAGGACTTATCAAACAAAGTGAAAAGGAAGCCTGGAATTCCTCTCCTCTTTATTATTCAGAACACTATGGTTCTAGACAAACCTTCTCCTAAATCTTTGGCATTTGTTCAAAAGTTGCAGACAAATCAGCTTGTTCCAGAGTACCAAAAACAAAGTATTGTGGagcttaaagaaaaagaaggactAGTAAAGCAACAAggtgaaaagagaagaaaacgCAAAAGGGCAGGCGGCCCCAATCCTCTTAGCtgtctgaagaagaaaaagaagaaaacacaggagGGTCAGGAGccttctgctgaaaaaaagaaaagaagaaaaagaaaacgAAATAGAGTCAAAGCAGAAGCCATGCAGTCAGTGCAgaagaatgaaggaaaataa